The Sporosarcina ureae genome includes a region encoding these proteins:
- the ruvX gene encoding Holliday junction resolvase RuvX — MRIMGLDVGTKTVGIAISDSLGWTAQGIETIKIDEAVGSFGMKRVKQLTEEYAVTEFVVGYPKNMNNTIGPRGEASEQYAEKLREKFGLPVVLWDERLTTMAAERVLIEADVSRKKRKSVIDKMAAVMILQGYLDSQKN, encoded by the coding sequence ATGAGAATTATGGGCTTGGATGTGGGTACGAAAACTGTAGGCATTGCGATCAGCGATAGTCTTGGTTGGACAGCCCAAGGAATTGAAACAATCAAAATTGATGAGGCGGTAGGTTCTTTCGGGATGAAACGAGTTAAACAGCTGACAGAAGAATATGCGGTGACGGAGTTTGTCGTAGGGTACCCGAAGAATATGAATAATACGATTGGGCCCCGCGGGGAGGCGTCCGAACAGTATGCGGAAAAATTACGCGAAAAGTTCGGACTTCCTGTCGTTTTATGGGATGAACGATTAACTACCATGGCTGCCGAACGCGTTTTAATTGAAGCGGATGTCAGTCGTAAAAAACGTAAATCAGTCATCGATAAAATGGCAGCTGTTATGATTTTACAAGGTTATTTGGATTCACAAAAAAATTAG